The sequence below is a genomic window from Sneathiella marina.
TGCGGAAAGGCACCATGGCCTCCGTTGCCAGTTATTTTTGCTTCAAAAAAATCTGCGGACGCCATGATGGGCCCCTTGCAGACAGCAAAAGTGCCCACCTCATGGCCGGGCATATTATGCATTCCAAACACACTGTCGACAGGGAACTTCTCGAACAACCCATCACTGATCATAACGCGACCGCCCGCGACATTCTCCTCCGCCGGCTGAAAAATAAACCTGACAGTGCCATCAAAATTCTTTGATTCCGACAAATGCTTTGCCGCCCCTAGCAACATTACCGTATGGCCATCATGTCCACAGCCATGCATCTTGCCATCCACCTGCGACCGATGTTCAAATTCATTAAGTTCCTGTAAATCCAGCGCATCCATATCCGCGCGCAGCCCAATGGCGCGATTACCGGTACCACTTGTCAATGTACCGACAACCCCTGTTTTCCCCAACCCCCGGTGAACTTCCAAGCCAAAACTTTCGAGTTTTTCAGCAACAAAATCAGATGTCTCATATTCTTCAAATGCGGTTTCCGGATGTTTATGAATCCGATGGCGCCAGTCAGTCATTTCTTTATGCAGGTCTTTAAGTTCTGGAAGGATTTTCATGGATATTTTTCCTGTTTTAATCGAATTGTTGTTCTTTGCGCAAAGCCTAGCACATTGTCCTCGATTATTAAAAGCCCGCCAATAAATATGAAAACGTAATATTTCGACAAACCCACTTTCCTTCACTCCATTCATGGATTAGAAAGCGGGTCAGATTTTGGACAATCAGATTCGATCACTTGGGGACAATCAGTAATATCATGGTCAAACAAACTCTCGATAAAGATCTGGATCGAATTGGACAAATTGAGTCTCAGGGGATTTATGCAGTCAATAGCTATAAAGCCATTGCATTGGCCGGATTGTTTCTGCTTATTGTCTGGGCATTTTCCGCAAGCATCATCACGTCAGGAGAGCATTCTACACTCATCATAATTGCCGCTATTATTGGCGGCTATATGGCCCTTAATATTGGGGCAAATGATGTGGCAAACAATGTAGGACCGGCGGTCGGCTCGCGAGCGTTGACCATGACGGGAGCCCTAATTATTGCCGCCATCTTTGAGGCGGCAGGCGCCATATTAGCCGGCGGTGACGTGGTGAATACCATTAAAAAAGGGATCATTGACCCCTCTGCCATGGAAAGCAGCCAGATCTTTATTTGGGCCATGATTGCAGCACTATTCTCTGCTGCCCTATGGGTTAATATTGCGACCTGGATTGGGGCGCCGGTTTCGACAACTCATGCCGTTGTTGGTGGCGTCATGGGTGCCGGAATTGCCGCAGCAGGATTTAGCGTTGTCAGCTGGGGCACCATGAGCGCCATTGCAGCAAGCTGGGTTATCTCACCCGTTATGGGCGGGATCATAGCCGCAATATTTCTAGCGTTTATCAAATTCTACATTATCTATCAGGATGATAAAATTGCTGCAGCCAAACGCTGGGTTCCCTTGCTCGTGGCTGTCATGGCTGGCGTCTTTTCCGCATACTTGATTATGAAGGGTCTAAAGAAAATCTGGCGCCCGGATGGCCTGACGATCCTATTTGTCTCCTTGGCATTATTTGCTGGCGTTTATGCCGCGGTTAAGCCAATTGTCGCTAAGGCTGCGATCGGTATGGAAAACCGAAACAAGTCCTTACGCATTCTGTTTACGATCCCGCTTATTTGCTCTGCTGCCCTTCTGTCTTTTGCCCATGGCGCCAATGATGTTGCCAATGCTGTTGGCCCCCTTGCTGCAATTGTCAGTACATCAGCGTCCGGTGCTATTGATGCAAAGGTTGGAATCCCGCTTTGGGTTATGGCTATCGGTGCATTCGGGCTCAGTGCCGGACTGTTTCTTTTCGGACCCAAGTTGATCAAAACCGTTGGTGAACAGATCACAAAAATGAACCCTATGCGGGCCTACTGTGTCGCCCTGTCTGCCGGTATAACAGTTTTAGTTGCCTCCGCACTTGGCCTTCCTGTGAGTTCAACACATATTGCAGTCGGGGCTGTATTTGGTGTGGGATTCTTTCGGGAATGGGACACGGAACGCCGCGCAAAGAAAATACGCTCTGGCAAGCAGGCCGCAAAAATTAACCCTGAAAGCAACCTGCCGGATGAACACAACGAAACAAGTAATAACCGTCGCAAAAAGCTGGTACGCAGATCTCATTTCGTAACCATCATTGCCGCCTGGGTAATAACTGTTCCATGTGCCGCCCTCCTGGCCGGGGGGATCTTTCTTTTGATCTCTCATTTCGCATCTTAAGAGCGCTCGTCACCATTTAGCAGCATTTCAGCGTCTTTTTGAAACTGCTCATATAAGAAATTAAGAAACACGCGAATTCGGCTTGTCCCGATCAGGTCACGATGGGTAAGCAGCCACAAATCGATATTCTGATTAATCTGATCTGAAAGGAGCCGAACAACTGATTCATCTTTTGGCACCAAATAATGTGGTGCTAAAAACAACCCCATCCCGTTTTGTACCGCTTCGATCTGGGCCGCAACGGTATTGCACTGAAATTTAATATTTTCTTCTGCAACCATCTTCGACAGCGCCCTCGTCAGAGCAATATCACCCCGGTTCTGCTGCCATCCAATAAAGTCGTGATCCTTGAGATCATCTATAGACTGCGGATAACCACGGCTTTCAAGATAGCTTTTCGCCCCGTACAATCCAAAACCCGCCTTCCCGACACGCCGCCCGATTAAGTCGGATGATCTGGGATTTGCAAGCCGTAATGCCATGTCAGCTTCTCGTTTTCGCAAATCAAGGACAGAGATATCAAGAATAAGTTCGAACCGGATGTTCGGATAAAATTTCTGAAATTTGCTGATATTCGGTGTCAGCCAGTAGCTGCCAAATCCTTCCGTCGCTGAAAACCGGATCAATCCGGAAAGCGATTTATCCATCCCCCTAATCTGGCTTTCAATATCTCGAAACCCGAGTGCAGTTTCTTCTATTCTGGCCCTTATCTGCTGACCCGCTGTCGTCAGTAGATATCCATGGGAAGCCCGCTCGAACAATCGCGTTTCCAGCCTGGCTTCAAGCTCAGCAATTTGCCGGCCGACCGTCGGTTGCGATACAGAAAGTTGGCGAGCGGCAGCAGATAAGCTGCCAGATTCTGCAACTGCTAAAAAATATCTGTAAAGATCCCAAGACATCATTCATTCATTTTTGTATAGATGATATACATCAATAGCATATTTTCGTATTGATTTTAATCCCTATCTTTAAGCGATAACCTAACTATAAAACGGAATTATCATGACCCTCCAGAATGTCGATTTGGAAAAAGCACGACAGCAAATGACAGGCCTTCAACAACTTCAGGCAATGGCCGCAGGCGCAGTACCTGCTCCATCCATAGCCAGTACCCTTGATTTTACCCTTAAGGAAATTTCATATGGAAAGGCTGTCTTTGAAGGAAAACCAAGCTCCAAACATCTTAATCCAATAGGCAGTATCCATGGTGGGTATGCAGCGACTTTACTTGATTCCGCCTTGGGCTGCAGCGTTCATACAATGATGGAACCTGGGGAGAATTACACCACTGTTGATTTGAACATCAAATATCTGCGCGCCATGAAGCCCGGAATGGGCATTGTAACTGCCACGTCTGAAGTCGTTCACAAAGGCCGCAAGATCGCCACTGCAGACGCAAAATTGATTGGCGAGGACGGCAAAATATACGCGACAGGAAACACCACCTGCGCCGTTTTTTAGGCGACTGTCTAATATGACATCGGGACCGGCGACACACCAAACAAGCTGGAATGGAAATGGAATACCGCAGCGAAGACAAACAGCCCTAAAAGTATGCGCCACCAAAGCGGTTTAAATGAGAATGTTGCCCGTCCCTGAATAAGTGCGAGAAACGGAAAATTTGACGTCCGGGCAGCATATCGATCCCAACCTTCTGCTAATTGTTGCGCTTTTTTTGCGTCAATTAGGAATGTTCCAGCCAAAGCCAGCACTCCAAAGCCACCAAAAAAAATGATCGATGTACTGTCCGAATTATTGACCACATGGACAATAGACCAAAGGATTATCGACCACATCAAGGGGTGACGGGTAATGGCATTTATTCCGCTGTAAGCGAATTCCTTGTCCACCAATTTATCGCCCCCCAATGTTGTCGGGTTCGGGCTGGTATATGCACTGACAAATAACACAAAGGCGATGGGCATCAAAACTGTCCCCAGATACAATCCGGCGTTCCCTGCATCCCAGATTGGTGCTCCAAATGGGGTTTGAATATACGCATATATGACCCAGGCAAACGCTGCGATGGATAGCAAACTGAAAAGGCCTAGATAAGCTCCCGTCCCGACTTTGGAGACAATGGCAACCCTAAGGTAGCTGGAAGGAATAATATGGATAGCGAGAAAAACAATCATCGCCGCCGAGAGCATAAACAAAGAACCCGTCATTCTAAAGCACCCACCACGCTATTTTCAGATAAATAAAGTTTGGCATACCGAACGCCTTAGGAGAAGATTTTTATGATAACAACCTCAACGCTTTGAGATATTCATCACATTTTTGCTGTAAATTGTTCTTTTGAGATCAATGCCGATCGGGATATTTATCGACAGTCTTCATACCTTCTTCCGTCAATTTGCAAACGAGCCAGTCAGGTTTGATCGGATTTTTAAACCATGAAGCCGCCCATCCTTTACGAATACAGCTGCGGATGGTCATCGCGCTAATTTGCTGACCATTGGGATCAAACAGCGGCAATTTGCCACCTGGCTGGAAACGGCCAAGTCGCAAATATTTCAGCTGCGCCGTCGTTGGAGGTTTTGAGACCATCGGATTAGACTAGCGGAAAATGTAACCGGTTAAAAGCTTTTGCAGATCGCCTGATGAAATCGGGACTTTTCTTCTGCGTGACCTCGGTCTAAAACCATCATCAACCTTAACATGAGGAATTAAACAATGACGCAAGAAGCGGGCTATACAAAATATTTTCCGGTTTCATGGGAAGAACTGCATCGCAACGGCCGGGCGCTGGCTTGGCGACTCATGGAAAAAGCGCCCTTCAAAGGGATCGTCGCCGTAACGCGGGGAGGATTGGTTCCGGCAGCGATTGTCGCCCGGGAACTCGATATTCGTCACATCGAGACGATTTGTATTTTGGCATACCGGGATGACAAAACCGTCGGCGAGGTGAATGTGATCAAACCTCTGGATCTGGAAGACGGCGGCGAAGGCTGGCTGATTGTAGATGATCTCGTCGATAGCGGCATAACCGCCCGCCATGTGCGCCAAATGCTCCCCAACGCCCACTTTGCCAGTATTTATGGCAAACCCAAAGGGCTGGAGCAAGTCGATACATTTATTACAGAAGTGAGTCAGGATACCTGGATCCTTTTTCCTTGGGACCAAGCACCAACATTTGTTAAGCCAATTGTCGAAGAGACCCGGTCACAATCGGAGTGATCTCATGCTCAAACTATCCGCAAACCTAAGCTTTTTATATCAGGAACTGCCGTTTCTTGACCGGTTTAAAGCTGCGGCTAAGGATGGATTTAAAGGCGTTGAGTATTTATTTCCCTATGAATGGGAGAGCTCTGAACTCCTCAGTCTTTTAAATGAAAATGGCTTGCAGCAGGTTTTATTCAATGCCAGCGCCGGCGACTGGGCAGCGGGAGAAAAAGGCCTTGCTAGTCTTTCCGGAAGAGAACAGGAATTTCGGGATAGTATTTTCCTGGCACTTGAATATGCAACGGCACTGCAATGCCCTCAGATCCACATTATGGCTGGCCTTCGAGATGAGACGATCTCTCATAGTGCACAGCTGGAGATTTATCACCAAAACCTCGCATTCGCAGCGGAAGAATGCGCAAAACGACAGGTTGTTGCCCTAATAGAGCCTATTAATGCGAAAGACATGCCCGGTTTCTTTTTGGAAAATATTTCCATGGCCGCGTCTGTCCTTAACATTGTCGATCATCCAAGCCTCAGAATTCAGTTTGATATGTATCATATTCAGCGAACGGATGGTGACATTTGCCTGCAGTTTCTGGCCAATGCTGATAAAATTGGCCATATACAAATTGCCAACCCTCCACATCGTTATGAGCCAGGCAACGGTGAAATAAATTATCCCTATATTTTCAATTTTTTGAAATCCGAGAGATACTCAGGATGGATCGGATGCGAATACAAGCCGTCGACAACGACCTCAAAAACCTTGGGATGGGCCAAAGAACTCCTAACTCAATGAAAATACTCCATCAAGTCTTTGTGACAGAATGCATTGGAATTATTGAAACTTTAAGACAATAGCGTTACACCTGAATATCAAAATAAATAACTAAGTGTCCGTAATGTTGGTTTTTTAGGGCAATAGGCTTCACAATGGCCGTCGTTGAGCGAAATAAAACAAAAGAAAAAATTCTCAACCCGATTTTTTCGGCAACAAATAGCATGCCTGTCAAGCTTGTCGCATGTGCGATCGCCATCGGCTTGTTAGCAGGTTATGGGGCGGTTGGATTCCGGATCGCCATTAGCGAACTTCAAACCCTGTTTTATGGATATGGAAGCTACGATATCATTTCGATGGCGGATAGCCTTCCATGGTGGCAAATCGTTGCGGTCCCTGTCATCGGCGGACTTATTGTCGGTTTTTTCCTGAAATACCTGATGCCTGGCCATCGCCCGCAAGGTG
It includes:
- a CDS encoding M20 aminoacylase family protein is translated as MKILPELKDLHKEMTDWRHRIHKHPETAFEEYETSDFVAEKLESFGLEVHRGLGKTGVVGTLTSGTGNRAIGLRADMDALDLQELNEFEHRSQVDGKMHGCGHDGHTVMLLGAAKHLSESKNFDGTVRFIFQPAEENVAGGRVMISDGLFEKFPVDSVFGMHNMPGHEVGTFAVCKGPIMASADFFEAKITGNGGHGAFPHLATDPIVISAEIIQAWQSIVSRNVDPLQSAVITVAQIHGGHTGNVIPAEVLMSGTTRAFDPDVQDMIESRMRQIAVGIAEAHGATAEFTYDRRYAPTINTADETDEAIAAAAKLVGNDGVNENVTPVMGAEDFSWMLKERPGCYIMIANGSGEGSCHVHNPNYDFNDEILPLGANYWVELTERILDREAS
- a CDS encoding inorganic phosphate transporter, with protein sequence MVKQTLDKDLDRIGQIESQGIYAVNSYKAIALAGLFLLIVWAFSASIITSGEHSTLIIIAAIIGGYMALNIGANDVANNVGPAVGSRALTMTGALIIAAIFEAAGAILAGGDVVNTIKKGIIDPSAMESSQIFIWAMIAALFSAALWVNIATWIGAPVSTTHAVVGGVMGAGIAAAGFSVVSWGTMSAIAASWVISPVMGGIIAAIFLAFIKFYIIYQDDKIAAAKRWVPLLVAVMAGVFSAYLIMKGLKKIWRPDGLTILFVSLALFAGVYAAVKPIVAKAAIGMENRNKSLRILFTIPLICSAALLSFAHGANDVANAVGPLAAIVSTSASGAIDAKVGIPLWVMAIGAFGLSAGLFLFGPKLIKTVGEQITKMNPMRAYCVALSAGITVLVASALGLPVSSTHIAVGAVFGVGFFREWDTERRAKKIRSGKQAAKINPESNLPDEHNETSNNRRKKLVRRSHFVTIIAAWVITVPCAALLAGGIFLLISHFAS
- a CDS encoding LysR family transcriptional regulator, translating into MMSWDLYRYFLAVAESGSLSAAARQLSVSQPTVGRQIAELEARLETRLFERASHGYLLTTAGQQIRARIEETALGFRDIESQIRGMDKSLSGLIRFSATEGFGSYWLTPNISKFQKFYPNIRFELILDISVLDLRKREADMALRLANPRSSDLIGRRVGKAGFGLYGAKSYLESRGYPQSIDDLKDHDFIGWQQNRGDIALTRALSKMVAEENIKFQCNTVAAQIEAVQNGMGLFLAPHYLVPKDESVVRLLSDQINQNIDLWLLTHRDLIGTSRIRVFLNFLYEQFQKDAEMLLNGDERS
- a CDS encoding PaaI family thioesterase, whose product is MTLQNVDLEKARQQMTGLQQLQAMAAGAVPAPSIASTLDFTLKEISYGKAVFEGKPSSKHLNPIGSIHGGYAATLLDSALGCSVHTMMEPGENYTTVDLNIKYLRAMKPGMGIVTATSEVVHKGRKIATADAKLIGEDGKIYATGNTTCAVF
- a CDS encoding NnrU family protein, which codes for MTGSLFMLSAAMIVFLAIHIIPSSYLRVAIVSKVGTGAYLGLFSLLSIAAFAWVIYAYIQTPFGAPIWDAGNAGLYLGTVLMPIAFVLFVSAYTSPNPTTLGGDKLVDKEFAYSGINAITRHPLMWSIILWSIVHVVNNSDSTSIIFFGGFGVLALAGTFLIDAKKAQQLAEGWDRYAARTSNFPFLALIQGRATFSFKPLWWRILLGLFVFAAVFHFHSSLFGVSPVPMSY
- the gpt gene encoding xanthine phosphoribosyltransferase: MTQEAGYTKYFPVSWEELHRNGRALAWRLMEKAPFKGIVAVTRGGLVPAAIVARELDIRHIETICILAYRDDKTVGEVNVIKPLDLEDGGEGWLIVDDLVDSGITARHVRQMLPNAHFASIYGKPKGLEQVDTFITEVSQDTWILFPWDQAPTFVKPIVEETRSQSE
- the otnI gene encoding 2-oxo-tetronate isomerase yields the protein MLKLSANLSFLYQELPFLDRFKAAAKDGFKGVEYLFPYEWESSELLSLLNENGLQQVLFNASAGDWAAGEKGLASLSGREQEFRDSIFLALEYATALQCPQIHIMAGLRDETISHSAQLEIYHQNLAFAAEECAKRQVVALIEPINAKDMPGFFLENISMAASVLNIVDHPSLRIQFDMYHIQRTDGDICLQFLANADKIGHIQIANPPHRYEPGNGEINYPYIFNFLKSERYSGWIGCEYKPSTTTSKTLGWAKELLTQ